A single Lactuca sativa cultivar Salinas chromosome 8, Lsat_Salinas_v11, whole genome shotgun sequence DNA region contains:
- the LOC111902041 gene encoding probable inactive poly [ADP-ribose] polymerase SRO2, whose amino-acid sequence MDQTVQYQDPDYLIIEDNEVTKPDNDSDSDSGFGSNTQVAIPNYWQSGSFRKNNKLMVHRIEEVTNDYMNVKRSFVNGMKNFEKHVEFVGIHRKNYEWSVIDEARVDAFRVFAAAVASRNGGDPNIKYGWYGGSREEIREILCHGFRRFENRSSSYGHGVYFSPANNPMASARSSMADSDGLMHILLCRLILGKPEAIPFGSRIDQPTSTEFNSGVDDISSPTKYIIWEPYMNTLVLPVFIVSFKADSSKTGDQQSVRMKRKPHLRFDVLMKHLANYISSSNMALINRQREAFYKNKISRHAFIRSLRMIAGDEVLRPIMKMFYGPQ is encoded by the exons ATGGATCAAACTGTTCAATATCAAGATCCAGACTACCTTATAATAGAAGACAATGAAGTTACAAAGCCTGATAATGATTCTGATTCCGATTCCGGTTTTGGTTCAAATACCCAAGTGGCTATTCCGAATTACTGGCAATCAGGGAGTTTCAGAAAGAATAACAAATTGATGGTGCATAGAATTGAAGAAGTAACTAATGATTACATGAATGTGAAGAGGAGTTTTGTAAATGGAATGAAGAATTTCGAGAAGCATGTCGAATTTGTTGGGATTCACAGGAAGAATTATGAATGGAGTGTTATCGATGAAGCTCGGGTGGACGCGTTTAGGGTTTTTGCAGCGGCAGTTGCGAGTAGAAACGGTGGAGATCCGAACATCAAGTATGGTTGGTATGGTGGTTCTCGTGAAGAGATTCGTGAGATTTTGTGTCATGGATTTCGTCGATTTGAAAATAGATCGTCATCGTATGGCCATGGTGTTTACTTCTCTCCGGCAAACAATCCAATGGCGAG TGCAAGATCATCAATGGCTGATTCCGATGGCCTAATGCATATATTATTATGTcgattgattttgggaaaaccTGAAGCAATTCCTTTTGGTTCACGAATAGATCAACCGACGTCAACAGAATTCAACTCGGGTGTTGATGACATTTCATCACCCACAAAATACATCATTTGGGAACCTTACATGAACACTCTCGTTCTTCCGGTTTTCATCGTCAGTTTCAAAGCAGATTCATCAAAAACAGGTGATCAGCAATCTGTAAGGATGAAAAGGAAACCCCATTTGAGATTCGATGTGCTCATGAAGCACCTTGCGAATTATATAAGTTCTTCAAACATGGCGTTAATCAACAGACAACGTGAAGCGTTTTAT AAAAACAAGATTTCAAGACACGCATTTATACGAAGCTTGAGGATGATTGCTGGAGATGAGGTTCTTAGGCCAATAATGAAGATGTTTTATGGCCCACAATGA
- the LOC128127600 gene encoding uncharacterized protein LOC128127600 encodes MEDYVNNPANMHDFSLMNTKVFANLKGSGGNIWEVFEVLDDARRAIFRNTVFGYFIDVPRLQGDALLFHKMFLHQIRPDPVLSPDGIKRLYFRVGNTKMVYGPEEFCLITGFNFGEYPKNIGRKGSEKLISSKKRCLLRERLFPDHTNSSVKIGDLKSLILNQTFLALDDLDAVRVCLIYILCEGFLGKEVNDRVPQDWFYLAENLDLWNSFAWGSYLWDFTYVDLEDTWNKIHHYLSLPERGQTLKYSVSGFTAPIRVLD; translated from the exons atggaggattatgtcaacaatcccgcaaatatg CATGATTTTAGTTTAATGAATACGAAAGTCTTTGCGAACCTAAAAGGCTCTGGCGGTAACATATGGGAAGTCtttgaagttttagatgatgCCCGACGTGCTATTTTCAGAAATACCGTCTTTGGCTATTTTATTgatgtccctcgtttacaaggggacgctttattgtttcataaaatgttccttcatcagatccggccggaccctgttttatctccagatggaataaaacgtttatattttcgagtaggcaataccaaaatggtttatgggccggaagagttttgtttgattaccggcttcaattttggggagtatccaaaaaacattgggagaaaagggtcggaaaaattaataagcagtaaaaaaagatgtttactgcgtgaacggctatttccggaccatactaatagttcggtgaaaatcggcgacctgaaaagtttaattttaaatcaaacattcctagcacttgacgaccttgatgcagttagagtatgtttgatatacattttgtgtgaaggttttttgggcaaagaagttaacgatcgggtgccacaagattggttttatttggctgagaatttggatctctggaatag cttcgcttggggtagctatctatgggattttacttatgttgaccttgaGGATACGTGGAATAAGATACATCATTATTTATCACTTCCTGAGcgtggtcaaactttaaagtatTCCGTCTCAGGATTTACTGCTCCAATTAGGGTACTCGATTGA
- the LOC128128160 gene encoding uncharacterized protein LOC128128160, with protein MIEYLVCLVTGGRWQVNGTNLEYICPHGGISEFALIFSEYISYSDFVSMVRSKIGLLDKYRISLRFHHPELNYYIAIVEDVDVRMLINVIKCSGGRAVKVFVVVDEVEEVNGGGEIGNEVVGNLCSFKGSNDPIGTFNTPSVPQFHSVAENVNVSYSPIQYVDPENYKYVGDDDVGTYLNHVGGRCDDVAEQEVKLMNRRVVDKTKKKKNSTQKNEKNHVYGHYVDVGDVCLDITELQSNSDRDELGDEVKAKYPDNLFYGMPPVPAWPVDNNEDIPTQMVDINLQKIQCESIFKNKELLKRCIGKKCLREGFQTRTSRSTKSRYEAVCVSKNCSWLLRAKAIKNTDGLFQVNKFVDVHTCSSTLLQPNHRQANKYVLGEYVADVLAEDYSRVYRGKEIVNDMNAQLNINISYHQAWRAKQYALLSLRGTKEDSFTKLPAYCHNLAKHNPGTVTHIKTDADDRFEFLYVALGCSVRAFVNFCKPTLVVDGAHLKGEFKGTMLLAVTKDGQNQILPVAYGICKNECTDSWTWFFQKLRDCIGNMQELTIISDGLHL; from the exons atgattgaatatttggtttgtcttgtaaccggtgggagatggcaagttaatggaactaatctggaatacatatgtccacatggaggtatttctgaatttgctttgatattttctgagtatattagttatagtgattttgtatctatggtaagaagcaaaattggtttgttagacaaatatagaattagtcttcgtttccaccatcctgaattaaattattatatagctatagttgaagacgtggatgttagaatgttgataaacgtaatcaaatgtagtggaggaagggctgtgaaagtgtttgtggtggttgatgaagttgaggaggttaatgggggcggtgaaattggaaacgaagttgttggtaatttatgcagttttaaagggagcaacgatccgataggtactttcaatactcctagtgtacctcagtttcacagtgttgctgaaaatgttaatgttagttattcacctattcaatatgtggatcccgagaattacaagtatgttggtgatgatgatgttggtacatatcttaatcatgttggtggtcgttgtgatgatgttgccgaacaagaagttaaacttatgaataggcgtgtggtagataaaactaaaaagaaaaaaaattcaactcaaaaaaatgaaaaaaatcatgtttacgggcattatgttgatgttggtgatgtatgtttagatataaccgagctacaaagtaattccgatagagatgagttgggtgatgaagttaaagctaagtatcccgataaccttttttacggtatgccccctgtaccagcatggccagttgataataatgaagatatcccaacacagatggtagacattaatcttcaaaagattcaatgtgagagtatatttaaaaacaaagaacttttaaagcggtgtattggtaaaaaatgtcttcgagaaggtttccagacgaggacaagtagatccaccaaatcaaggtatgaagctgtgtgtgtttcgaaaaattgttcttggttactaagagcaaaagcaattaaaaatactgatggacttttccaagtgaataaatttgttgatgtacacacatgttcttcaacattgttgcaacctaatcatcgacaagcaaacaaatatgttttgggtgaatatgttgctgatgttttggctgaagactatagtagagtttatcggggaaaagaaattgttaatgatatgaatgctcaattgaatatcaatatctcataccatcaggcatggcgtgcgaaacaatatgcattgttgtcgttaaggggtacgaaagaggattcttttaccaaacttccggcgtattgtcacaacttggccaaacataatccgggtactgtcacacatattaaaacagatgctgatgatcggtttgagtttttgtacgtcgcactcggttgctcg gtacgagcttttgtcaatttttgtaagccgaccctagtagtagatggagctcacctaaagggcgagttcaaaggtaccatgctacttgcagttactaaggacggacaaaatcaaatattaccggttgcatatggtatatgcaaaaatgagtgtactgattcttggacatggttttttcaaaaactacgtgattgcataggaaatatgcaggagcttacaattatatctgatggtctccatctatag